A part of Pseudomonas lutea genomic DNA contains:
- a CDS encoding class I adenylate cyclase, with translation MTRSSEIRPDLDEGIDRKVLAQLRSRFLALSQGRLLRANEGLSTRQQSVLALLPLFFHVNHPLFPGYVSGSTPAGVSHYEPDGQALAEAQRLTRSFSYKPRRGNAPQPIHGIFLMGSLGTLAQTDQSDMDVWICHDPYLSAEDVQELRKKCQALESWAASMGAEAHFFLVDPQRFVAGERDAQLSGEDCGTTQHFLLLDEFYRTAIWLAGRTPMWWLVPVYEETRYAEYTHTLLSKRFIRADEVLDLGNMSLIPPGEFIGAGLWQLFKGIESPYKSVLKLLLTEVYASEHPEVQCLSMRFKQAVFTCQADLDELDPYVMVYRRIEEYLLARREPERLELVRRSLYLKVNKKLTGAARHRTTGWQRALLERLVSEWKWDERQLALLDSRSQWKVRQVASERRAVVGELNLSYRFLIQFARAHKAGTSINKRDLSVLGRRLYAAFERKAGKVEFLNPGIAPDLAEDTLTLAQLPNKREPGKYQWCLYNGNLSAYELETFAPIKRCRELLELLTWCHRNTVIDTSTHLALHPGISDLTEFELFNLQGALQQTIALPLGMVEEDVLLSPSVPREILLLVNVGVDPLRHHKDLNILMTTERTDSLSYAGVRENLVLTFDQITLNSWNEVLVNRFDGPYALLDCLTELLNGLEATATKPVIRVRSFCHNRAPAIAQRVEELIGTAQLLLARRLNHRYLIQVEQRYHVLEMMPGHISHVALEHLPALYAYLGEELSTYSPIHLDPQALDDSDLSLLIPYGHPECVQVFYRINEPHADLYVLDEHNSLWHQRVDYHDEPSLLVPLRRFFQSLMYRRVALLPLDNPPGSMSLETLYYRITPDGSGRARRVEHRPPPTVLIDNSFFDVQAIIEEASPGQVSVTLYCDGMEFSELEYGDQLFSVVARRILEQRREAQRYRCYITDLDLSGILGDTHGQTILFLRYKAQLEDSLNAAMDQM, from the coding sequence GCAGAGTGTGCTTGCGCTGCTCCCGCTTTTTTTTCACGTCAATCACCCGCTGTTCCCAGGCTATGTTTCAGGGTCCACACCGGCCGGGGTTTCACACTACGAGCCTGATGGCCAGGCCCTTGCCGAGGCGCAACGCCTGACACGGTCTTTTTCCTACAAACCACGCCGCGGGAATGCGCCGCAGCCGATTCACGGCATCTTCCTGATGGGCAGTCTTGGCACGCTTGCGCAGACCGACCAGAGCGATATGGACGTATGGATCTGCCATGACCCGTACCTGTCTGCGGAGGACGTCCAGGAGCTGCGCAAAAAATGTCAGGCGCTTGAAAGCTGGGCAGCGAGCATGGGCGCCGAGGCGCACTTTTTTCTGGTTGACCCGCAGCGCTTCGTCGCCGGCGAGCGAGACGCGCAGCTAAGCGGTGAAGACTGCGGGACGACCCAGCACTTTTTGCTACTCGACGAGTTCTATCGCACCGCCATCTGGCTGGCCGGGCGCACCCCGATGTGGTGGCTGGTGCCGGTTTACGAAGAAACCCGATACGCCGAATACACGCATACCCTGTTGTCGAAGCGCTTTATCCGCGCCGACGAAGTGCTGGATTTGGGGAATATGTCGCTCATACCGCCGGGCGAATTCATCGGTGCCGGGCTTTGGCAGCTGTTCAAGGGTATTGAATCGCCCTACAAATCAGTGCTCAAGCTGCTGCTGACCGAAGTCTATGCCAGTGAGCATCCCGAGGTGCAGTGCCTGAGCATGCGCTTCAAGCAAGCGGTGTTCACCTGTCAGGCCGATCTGGATGAGCTTGATCCCTACGTCATGGTTTATCGGCGCATCGAAGAATACCTGCTCGCCAGAAGAGAGCCTGAACGCCTTGAGCTGGTACGCCGCAGCCTATACCTGAAGGTGAACAAAAAGCTGACTGGCGCAGCGCGCCACCGCACTACCGGCTGGCAACGTGCTTTGCTGGAGCGACTGGTCAGTGAGTGGAAGTGGGACGAGCGCCAACTCGCGCTGCTGGACAGTCGCAGCCAGTGGAAAGTCCGGCAGGTGGCCAGCGAACGTCGCGCGGTAGTGGGCGAGCTCAACCTCAGCTACCGCTTCCTGATCCAGTTCGCCCGCGCGCACAAGGCAGGGACTTCAATCAACAAGCGCGACCTCAGTGTGCTCGGGCGCCGCTTGTACGCTGCATTCGAGCGCAAAGCCGGCAAAGTGGAGTTTTTGAACCCGGGCATCGCGCCGGATCTGGCGGAAGACACCCTGACACTGGCGCAGTTACCCAACAAGCGCGAGCCTGGCAAATACCAATGGTGTCTCTATAACGGCAATCTGAGCGCGTACGAACTGGAAACTTTCGCTCCGATAAAGCGCTGTCGCGAGTTGCTCGAACTGTTGACGTGGTGCCATCGCAACACCGTCATCGACACCAGCACGCACCTTGCGCTGCATCCGGGCATCAGCGATCTGACCGAGTTTGAGCTGTTCAACCTCCAGGGCGCCTTGCAACAGACCATTGCTCTGCCGCTGGGCATGGTCGAGGAAGACGTGTTGCTGAGCCCTAGCGTGCCTCGCGAGATACTGCTGCTGGTCAACGTCGGCGTCGATCCACTCCGGCACCATAAAGATCTGAACATCCTGATGACCACGGAGCGCACCGATTCCCTGAGCTATGCCGGCGTTCGGGAAAATCTCGTATTGACGTTCGATCAAATCACCCTCAACAGCTGGAACGAGGTGCTGGTCAATCGCTTCGACGGTCCGTATGCGTTGCTGGACTGCCTGACCGAGTTGCTCAACGGGCTTGAGGCGACCGCTACGAAACCCGTCATTCGCGTGCGTAGCTTCTGTCACAACCGCGCACCGGCAATTGCGCAACGTGTGGAGGAGCTCATCGGCACGGCGCAACTGCTGCTGGCCCGGCGACTGAATCATCGGTACCTCATCCAGGTCGAGCAACGCTATCACGTGCTGGAGATGATGCCGGGCCACATCAGCCATGTCGCGCTTGAGCATTTGCCGGCGCTGTACGCATATCTGGGTGAAGAACTCTCCACTTACAGCCCGATTCATCTGGACCCCCAGGCACTGGATGATTCGGACCTGTCCCTGCTTATCCCTTATGGCCACCCGGAATGCGTCCAAGTGTTTTATCGGATAAATGAACCGCATGCCGATCTGTATGTGCTCGATGAACATAATTCGCTGTGGCATCAGCGTGTGGACTACCACGATGAACCCAGCCTGCTGGTGCCGCTGCGACGTTTTTTCCAGTCGCTGATGTATCGTCGCGTGGCATTGCTGCCGCTGGATAACCCGCCGGGTTCGATGTCGCTGGAAACGCTGTATTACCGCATCACCCCGGACGGCTCAGGTCGAGCCCGTCGCGTCGAGCACCGCCCGCCGCCGACCGTACTGATCGACAATTCATTCTTTGACGTGCAGGCGATCATCGAGGAGGCATCGCCCGGCCAGGTGAGCGTGACACTGTATTGCGACGGGATGGAATTTTCCGAGCTGGAATATGGCGATCAGCTGTTCAGCGTCGTGGCTCGGCGGATCCTCGAGCAGCGGCGCGAAGCGCAACGGTACCGCTGCTACATCACCGACCTGGACCTTTCAGGAATACTCGGAGACACGCATGGGCAGACGATTCTGTTCCTGCGCTACAAGGCGCAGCTCGAAGACTCGCTGAATGCGGCGATGGATCAGATGTGA
- a CDS encoding DUF1289 domain-containing protein, protein MAVGATAAKPAKPLFSNVSPAVPSPCISICRLDEDKVCTGCQRHVEDIREWRSATDERRREIVRQADLRRSTTSRQACE, encoded by the coding sequence ATGGCTGTTGGTGCCACGGCGGCCAAGCCAGCAAAACCGTTGTTCAGCAATGTCAGCCCGGCGGTGCCGTCGCCGTGCATCAGCATCTGTCGGCTTGACGAGGACAAGGTCTGCACGGGATGTCAGCGCCACGTCGAAGACATCCGCGAATGGCGGTCGGCGACCGACGAGCGCCGTCGGGAGATCGTCCGCCAAGCGGATTTGCGTCGCAGCACGACTTCCAGACAAGCGTGTGAATGA
- the cyaY gene encoding iron donor protein CyaY, with product MSLTEARFHDLVDATQEKLEDIFDESGLDLDLESSAGVLTVKFENGSQFIFSRQEPLRQLWLAAVDGGFHFDYDEEGSRWVCDKSEELLGEMLQRLAQKQAGADIDFDALDGSDGNR from the coding sequence ATGAGTTTGACCGAAGCCCGCTTTCACGACCTGGTCGATGCCACCCAAGAAAAGCTCGAGGATATCTTCGACGAGAGCGGTCTGGATCTGGACCTTGAGAGCTCCGCCGGAGTGTTGACCGTGAAGTTTGAAAATGGCTCTCAGTTTATCTTCAGTCGCCAGGAGCCTTTGCGTCAGCTGTGGCTGGCGGCAGTGGATGGTGGTTTCCACTTCGACTACGACGAAGAAGGCAGTCGCTGGGTGTGCGATAAGAGTGAAGAGCTGTTAGGCGAAATGCTGCAGCGGCTGGCGCAAAAGCAGGCCGGGGCCGACATCGATTTCGACGCCCTCGACGGCAGCGACGGCAACCGCTGA
- the lptM gene encoding LPS translocon maturation chaperone LptM, with amino-acid sequence MKRLISSLAALLAVACLVSACGQKGPLYLPDDDSSDGSSQTKSHSHKHQTSTY; translated from the coding sequence ATGAAGCGCCTGATTTCCTCCCTGGCCGCGCTGCTTGCAGTTGCGTGTCTGGTCTCTGCCTGCGGTCAGAAAGGTCCCCTGTACCTGCCTGACGACGACTCATCCGACGGCTCCAGCCAGACCAAGTCGCACTCGCACAAGCATCAGACATCGACCTACTAG
- the lysA gene encoding diaminopimelate decarboxylase produces MDAFNYRDGELFAEGVALSAIAERFGTPTYVYSRAHIEAQYRAYADALDGMPHLVCFAVKANSNLGVLNVLARLGAGFDIVSRGELERVLAAGGQPEKIVFSGVGKTRDDMRRALEVGVHCFNVESTDELERLQVVAAEMGVRAPVSLRVNPDVDAGTHPYISTGLKENKFGIAIADAEDVYIRAAQLPNLDVVGVDCHIGSQLTTLSPFVDALDRLLDLVDRLGDCGILLKHIDLGGGLGVRYRDEEPPLAGDYIKAVRERLDGRDLALLFEPGRFIVANAGVLLTRIEYLKHTEHKDFAIVDAAMNDLIRPALYQAWMDVTAVQPREGAKRTYDIVGPICETGDFLAKEREFALAEGDLLAVHSAGAYGFVMSSNYNTRGRTAEVLVDGEQAFEVRRRETITELFAGESLLPE; encoded by the coding sequence ATGGACGCCTTCAACTACCGCGACGGCGAGCTGTTCGCGGAAGGAGTGGCGTTGTCTGCCATTGCCGAGCGTTTCGGCACGCCGACATACGTCTATTCCCGCGCGCACATCGAGGCGCAGTATCGCGCTTACGCTGATGCCCTGGACGGCATGCCGCATCTGGTCTGCTTTGCCGTAAAAGCCAACTCCAACCTGGGCGTTCTCAATGTGCTGGCGCGCCTTGGCGCCGGCTTCGACATTGTGTCCCGTGGCGAACTGGAGCGCGTGCTGGCGGCGGGTGGCCAGCCTGAGAAGATCGTTTTCTCGGGCGTGGGCAAGACCCGTGACGACATGCGTCGCGCACTCGAAGTCGGTGTTCATTGCTTCAACGTCGAATCCACCGACGAACTTGAACGTCTGCAAGTCGTAGCCGCCGAAATGGGCGTCCGCGCTCCGGTCTCGCTGCGCGTCAACCCGGACGTCGACGCCGGGACTCACCCCTACATCTCCACCGGCCTGAAAGAAAACAAATTCGGCATCGCCATCGCTGACGCCGAAGACGTTTACATACGGGCTGCGCAGCTGCCGAACCTGGATGTGGTCGGTGTCGACTGCCACATCGGCTCTCAACTGACGACCCTCTCCCCTTTCGTCGACGCGCTCGACCGCTTGCTCGACCTGGTTGATCGCCTGGGCGATTGCGGCATTCTGCTGAAGCATATCGATCTGGGCGGCGGTCTGGGTGTGCGTTATCGCGACGAGGAGCCGCCACTGGCAGGTGATTACATCAAGGCCGTGCGCGAGCGCCTGGATGGCCGCGATCTGGCACTGCTCTTCGAGCCCGGCCGCTTTATCGTCGCCAATGCGGGCGTGCTGCTGACGCGCATCGAGTACCTCAAGCACACCGAACACAAAGACTTCGCCATCGTTGATGCCGCCATGAACGATCTGATCCGTCCCGCGCTTTACCAGGCGTGGATGGATGTCACAGCAGTTCAGCCGCGCGAGGGTGCCAAACGCACTTACGACATCGTGGGGCCGATCTGCGAAACCGGGGACTTCCTCGCCAAGGAGCGCGAGTTCGCACTGGCCGAGGGTGACCTGCTGGCTGTGCATTCCGCCGGGGCCTACGGGTTTGTGATGAGTTCCAACTACAACACCCGCGGACGCACGGCTGAGGTGCTCGTAGACGGTGAGCAGGCTTTTGAAGTGCGTCGCCGTGAAACCATCACTGAGTTGTTTGCCGGCGAAAGCCTGCTGCCGGAGTAA
- the dapF gene encoding diaminopimelate epimerase, which translates to MLLRFTKMHGLGNDFMVLDLVSQHAHITPKHAKQWGDRHTGIGFDQLLLVEAPNNPDVDFRYRIFNSDGSEVEQCGNGARCFARFVLDKRLTAKKQIRVETKSGIIELDIRNDGQISVDMGAPRLVPADIPFDAPEQATSYPLDVDGETVELAAVSMGNPHAVLRVYDINNAPVHVLGPRIENHPRFPARVNVGFLHVVDRQRAQLRVWERGAGETQACGTGACAAAVAAITQGWMDSPMLIDLPGGRLSIEWAGPGHSVVMTGPAVRVYEGQVRL; encoded by the coding sequence ATGCTGCTGCGTTTTACCAAGATGCATGGCCTGGGCAATGATTTCATGGTGCTGGACCTCGTAAGCCAGCACGCACACATCACGCCCAAGCACGCCAAGCAATGGGGCGATCGCCATACCGGAATCGGTTTCGACCAGTTGCTGCTGGTTGAAGCCCCGAATAACCCGGACGTTGACTTCCGCTACAGGATCTTCAATTCCGACGGATCCGAAGTCGAGCAGTGCGGCAACGGTGCGCGGTGTTTTGCGCGCTTTGTGCTGGACAAGCGGCTGACGGCCAAGAAGCAAATTCGCGTCGAGACCAAAAGCGGCATTATCGAGCTGGACATCCGCAACGATGGCCAGATCAGCGTTGATATGGGCGCGCCGCGTCTGGTGCCTGCGGACATCCCGTTCGATGCGCCGGAACAGGCGACCTCCTATCCGCTTGATGTCGATGGCGAAACGGTTGAGCTTGCGGCGGTGTCAATGGGCAACCCGCACGCCGTGTTGCGCGTCTACGACATCAACAATGCCCCTGTGCACGTGCTGGGGCCCAGGATCGAAAACCACCCGCGCTTTCCGGCTCGGGTGAACGTGGGCTTCCTCCATGTTGTGGACCGTCAACGTGCCCAACTGCGAGTGTGGGAGCGTGGCGCCGGAGAAACCCAGGCGTGCGGCACGGGCGCCTGTGCGGCAGCGGTTGCTGCAATTACGCAAGGCTGGATGGATTCGCCGATGCTGATCGACCTTCCAGGCGGACGCCTGTCCATCGAGTGGGCCGGCCCCGGCCATTCCGTCGTCATGACCGGCCCGGCCGTGCGGGTTTACGAAGGCCAAGTACGTCTATGA
- a CDS encoding DUF484 family protein — protein sequence MTDQPETPTDTSGQLPADHAVPVLDAESVAAWLQEHPDFFAEHDELLAMMRVPHQRGDTVSLVERQLKLLRERNIEMRHRLSQLMDVARDNDRLFEKTRRLILDLMDATSLEEIVIAVEDSLRQEFQVPFVSLILFSDNPMTVGRWVSGADAHKAIGSLMSGGKTVCGALRDHELEFLFGSEQSKEVGSTALAALTHQGLHGVLAIGSRDPQHYKSSVGTLFLSYIADVLSRLLPRFTNSLRSVR from the coding sequence ATGACCGACCAGCCTGAAACTCCAACCGACACCTCCGGCCAGTTACCGGCTGATCACGCAGTGCCTGTGCTTGACGCCGAGTCGGTTGCGGCCTGGCTGCAAGAACACCCTGATTTCTTCGCCGAGCACGACGAACTGCTTGCGATGATGCGCGTGCCCCATCAACGTGGCGATACGGTCTCGCTGGTCGAGCGCCAGCTCAAGCTGCTTCGCGAACGCAACATCGAGATGCGGCATCGACTCTCACAGTTGATGGACGTAGCGCGGGACAACGACCGGTTGTTCGAAAAAACCCGTCGCCTGATTCTGGACCTGATGGACGCGACCAGCCTCGAAGAGATTGTTATCGCGGTTGAAGACAGCCTGCGCCAGGAATTTCAGGTGCCCTTTGTCAGCCTGATCCTCTTCAGCGATAACCCCATGACGGTCGGCCGTTGGGTCAGCGGCGCCGACGCACATAAAGCCATTGGCAGCCTGATGTCTGGCGGTAAAACGGTGTGTGGTGCGTTGCGCGACCACGAACTGGAATTTCTCTTCGGCAGCGAGCAGAGCAAGGAAGTGGGTTCTACTGCCCTGGCCGCCCTCACCCACCAGGGCCTGCACGGCGTTCTGGCCATTGGCAGTCGCGATCCGCAGCATTACAAAAGCTCGGTCGGCACCCTGTTTCTGAGCTACATCGCCGACGTACTCAGCCGTCTGCTCCCACGCTTCACCAATTCATTGCGATCGGTGCGCTAG
- the xerC gene encoding tyrosine recombinase XerC: MEQQLDAYCMHLRSERQVSSHTLEAYRRDLNKVLAHCGKHNISSWKALDIQAMRGLVARLHQQGQSSRSLARLLSAVRGFYHYLNREGLCEHDPANGLSPPKGERRLPKTLDADRTLQLLEGGVEDDFLARRDQAILELFYSSGLRLSELTGLNCADLDLADGLVQVLGKGSKSRVLPVGRKAREALQEWLKQRALANPQDDAVFVSQQGRRLGPRSIQLRVKAAGERELGQNLHPHMLRHSFASHLLESSQDLRAVQELLGHADIATTQIYTHLDFQHLATVYDSAHPRAKRKGTSDNEH; the protein is encoded by the coding sequence ATGGAGCAGCAACTGGACGCTTACTGCATGCATCTGCGCAGCGAGCGCCAGGTGTCCAGCCACACGCTTGAGGCCTATCGCCGAGACTTGAACAAGGTGCTGGCGCATTGCGGGAAACACAACATAAGCAGCTGGAAAGCGCTGGATATTCAAGCCATGCGCGGCCTGGTCGCGCGCTTGCACCAGCAGGGTCAGTCATCGCGCAGCCTCGCAAGACTGCTGTCGGCGGTTCGCGGTTTTTACCATTACCTCAACCGCGAAGGCCTCTGTGAGCACGACCCGGCCAATGGGCTGTCGCCGCCCAAGGGCGAGCGTCGCTTGCCGAAAACCCTGGATGCCGACCGCACACTGCAATTGCTTGAAGGCGGCGTCGAAGATGATTTTCTGGCCCGACGCGATCAGGCAATTCTGGAACTGTTCTATTCCTCGGGTTTGCGTTTGTCCGAGCTGACCGGGCTCAATTGCGCAGACCTTGATCTGGCCGACGGCCTGGTACAGGTCTTGGGCAAAGGCAGCAAAAGCCGAGTCTTGCCGGTCGGCAGAAAGGCCCGCGAGGCTTTGCAGGAATGGCTGAAACAACGCGCGCTGGCCAATCCCCAGGACGATGCGGTGTTTGTCAGCCAGCAAGGCCGACGCCTGGGTCCGCGCTCCATCCAGCTGCGGGTAAAAGCTGCGGGTGAACGCGAGCTGGGCCAGAATCTGCACCCGCACATGCTTCGCCACTCGTTTGCCAGCCATTTGCTGGAGTCGTCCCAGGATCTGCGTGCGGTGCAGGAGTTGCTGGGTCACGCCGACATTGCAACCACTCAGATCTACACCCATCTGGACTTCCAGCATCTGGCCACTGTGTATGACAGCGCCCATCCACGGGCCAAGCGCAAAGGTACTTCCGACAATGAGCATTAA
- a CDS encoding HAD family hydrolase, protein MSIKLITFDLDDTLWETAPAIVSAEAKLREWLTANAPRLGPVPVEHLWEIRSRLIEEDPTFKHRISALRRKVLFRALEDAGYAEAEAQDLADQSFEVFLQGRHQLDIFPEVVPTLEILTKSYTLGVVTNGNADVRRLGLADYFAFALCAEDLGIGKPDPAPFIEALKRGQAHAREAVHVGDHPGDDIAGAQRAGLRAVWYNPGGKAWEADKAPDAEISSLTQLPEVLARWA, encoded by the coding sequence ATGAGCATTAAGCTGATCACCTTCGATCTGGACGATACGCTGTGGGAAACCGCACCGGCGATTGTCAGTGCCGAGGCCAAGCTGCGTGAGTGGCTCACGGCGAACGCCCCTAGGCTTGGCCCGGTTCCGGTCGAGCATTTGTGGGAAATCCGCTCACGCCTGATTGAAGAAGACCCGACGTTCAAGCACCGCATCAGCGCACTGCGCCGCAAGGTTCTTTTCCGTGCGCTCGAAGATGCCGGCTACGCGGAAGCTGAAGCCCAGGACCTGGCTGACCAGAGCTTTGAGGTGTTTCTTCAGGGCCGGCATCAGCTGGACATCTTCCCTGAGGTCGTCCCGACACTGGAGATTTTGACCAAGTCTTATACGCTGGGGGTCGTGACCAACGGCAACGCCGACGTGCGCCGCCTGGGCCTGGCCGATTACTTTGCGTTCGCGTTGTGCGCAGAAGATCTGGGCATCGGCAAACCCGATCCCGCGCCCTTCATCGAAGCGCTGAAACGCGGGCAGGCTCATGCCAGAGAAGCCGTGCACGTAGGCGACCACCCCGGCGATGACATTGCCGGCGCACAACGCGCGGGGTTGCGAGCCGTCTGGTACAACCCCGGCGGCAAGGCGTGGGAGGCTGACAAGGCTCCAGATGCCGAAATCAGTAGCCTGACGCAACTGCCAGAGGTGCTGGCGCGCTGGGCTTGA
- the sutA gene encoding transcriptional regulator SutA: MSDDDIDNEGLEDDLEGEEDGEELAAAPDDDVADVEDSPEASATPAKGKAKAAVSVDELPSVEAKNKERDALARAMEEFLARGGKVVEVEANVVADPPKKPDNKYGSRPI; this comes from the coding sequence ATGAGCGACGACGACATCGATAACGAAGGTCTTGAAGACGATCTGGAAGGCGAAGAGGACGGTGAGGAGCTTGCAGCGGCCCCCGATGACGATGTAGCGGACGTCGAAGACAGTCCTGAAGCATCGGCGACTCCGGCCAAAGGCAAAGCCAAGGCCGCCGTCTCGGTTGACGAATTGCCCAGCGTGGAAGCCAAGAACAAAGAGCGTGATGCTCTGGCTCGCGCGATGGAAGAGTTCCTCGCCCGGGGTGGGAAGGTCGTGGAAGTGGAGGCCAATGTGGTCGCCGATCCGCCCAAGAAGCCTGACAACAAGTACGGCAGCCGTCCTATCTGA
- a CDS encoding secondary thiamine-phosphate synthase enzyme YjbQ, protein MWQQTLITLRARPRGFHLVTDEIVAGLRELRECRIGLLHVWLQHTSASLTVNENADPAVRRDFERFFNRLVPQGRDGYEHDDEGPDDLPAHFKASLLGCQLTLPVTNGRLALGTWQGIYLGEHRDTGGARKVLVTLQGEGHDR, encoded by the coding sequence ATGTGGCAACAGACCTTGATCACGCTGCGGGCAAGGCCTCGTGGTTTCCATCTGGTGACTGACGAGATCGTTGCAGGGCTTCGCGAATTACGCGAATGCCGCATTGGCCTGCTGCATGTCTGGCTGCAACACACCTCGGCCTCGTTGACCGTCAACGAGAACGCCGACCCTGCGGTACGTCGCGACTTCGAGCGTTTTTTCAATCGTCTTGTGCCTCAGGGCCGCGACGGGTACGAGCATGACGACGAAGGTCCCGACGACTTGCCCGCGCACTTCAAAGCCAGTCTGCTTGGCTGCCAGCTGACATTACCGGTTACAAATGGCCGGCTGGCGTTGGGGACATGGCAAGGTATTTATCTGGGCGAGCATCGTGATACAGGCGGTGCTCGTAAAGTCCTCGTCACCCTTCAGGGTGAGGGGCACGACCGCTGA
- a CDS encoding ammonium transporter, whose product MTLRQFAGLGALLSLVTPGLAMAADEVAAPVLNSGDTAWMLTSTALVLFMTIPGLALFYGGMVRSKNILSVMMQCFAITGLISILWVVYGYSMAFDTTGMEANVVNFNSFVGGLSKAFLAGITPASITGPAALFPEAVFVTFQMTFAIITPALIVGAFAERMKFSAMLIFMAIWFTLVYAPIAHMVWSGVGGLLWDWGVLDFAGGTVVHINAGVAGLVACLVLGKRKGFPTTPMAPHNLGYTLVGAAMLWVGWFGFNAGSAAAANGTAGMAMLVTQIATAAAALGWMFAEWLTHGKPSALGIASGVVAGLVAVTPAAGTVGPMGGLIIGLAAGVVCFFCATSLKRKLGYDDSLDAFGVHGIGGILGAILTGVFAAPSLGGFGTVTDIAAQVWIQCKGVGFTVIYTAIVTFIILKVLDMVMGLRVTEEEEAVGLDLAQHNERGYNL is encoded by the coding sequence ATGACTCTGCGTCAATTCGCAGGGCTAGGAGCCCTGTTGTCCCTCGTCACCCCTGGCTTGGCCATGGCGGCAGACGAAGTGGCAGCCCCTGTACTCAATTCTGGCGACACCGCCTGGATGCTGACCTCGACCGCCCTGGTGCTGTTCATGACCATCCCCGGCCTGGCGCTGTTCTACGGCGGCATGGTTCGCTCCAAAAACATTCTTTCCGTGATGATGCAGTGCTTCGCCATCACCGGCCTGATCAGCATCCTGTGGGTCGTTTACGGCTACAGCATGGCGTTCGACACCACCGGGATGGAAGCCAACGTCGTCAACTTCAACTCCTTCGTCGGCGGCCTCTCGAAGGCGTTCCTGGCAGGCATCACGCCCGCTAGCATCACAGGCCCGGCGGCATTGTTTCCCGAAGCCGTTTTCGTTACGTTCCAGATGACCTTCGCGATCATCACCCCGGCGCTGATCGTCGGCGCGTTCGCGGAACGCATGAAGTTCTCCGCGATGCTGATCTTCATGGCGATCTGGTTCACGCTGGTTTATGCACCGATTGCGCACATGGTCTGGAGTGGCGTCGGCGGTCTTTTGTGGGACTGGGGCGTGCTCGATTTCGCGGGCGGCACCGTTGTTCACATCAACGCCGGTGTGGCTGGCCTGGTAGCGTGCCTGGTACTCGGCAAGCGTAAAGGTTTCCCGACAACCCCGATGGCTCCGCACAACCTGGGTTATACCCTGGTGGGTGCCGCCATGCTGTGGGTAGGCTGGTTTGGCTTCAACGCCGGCTCGGCGGCTGCTGCCAACGGCACTGCCGGCATGGCCATGCTGGTTACTCAGATCGCTACCGCTGCGGCAGCGCTGGGCTGGATGTTCGCCGAGTGGCTGACCCACGGTAAGCCAAGCGCTCTGGGCATTGCCTCGGGTGTGGTTGCCGGTCTGGTTGCCGTTACCCCTGCAGCAGGTACCGTCGGCCCGATGGGTGGCCTGATTATTGGTCTCGCGGCAGGCGTAGTGTGCTTCTTCTGCGCCACCAGCCTGAAGCGCAAGCTGGGCTACGATGACTCGCTGGACGCCTTTGGTGTGCACGGGATCGGCGGTATCCTCGGCGCGATCCTGACCGGCGTGTTCGCAGCGCCGTCACTGGGCGGCTTTGGCACCGTGACTGACATCGCGGCACAAGTCTGGATTCAGTGCAAAGGCGTCGGCTTCACAGTCATCTACACCGCGATCGTGACCTTCATCATTCTCAAGGTGCTCGACATGGTCATGGGCCTGCGTGTTACCGAAGAAGAAGAAGCGGTCGGTCTGGACCTGGCTCAACACAACGAGCGTGGCTACAACTTGTAA
- the glnK gene encoding P-II family nitrogen regulator: MKLVTAIIKPFKLDDVRESLSEIGVQGITVTEVKGFGRQKGHTELYRGAEYVVDFLPKVKIDVAIDDKDLDRVIEAITKAANTGKIGDGKIFVVNLEQAIRIRTGETDTDAI, encoded by the coding sequence ATGAAGCTAGTCACTGCCATCATCAAGCCGTTCAAGCTGGACGACGTACGCGAGTCGCTGTCCGAAATCGGCGTGCAGGGCATCACGGTTACTGAAGTCAAAGGCTTCGGACGTCAGAAGGGCCACACCGAGCTCTACCGCGGTGCGGAATATGTAGTCGACTTCCTCCCCAAGGTGAAGATCGATGTTGCGATCGACGACAAGGATCTGGACCGCGTTATCGAAGCGATAACCAAAGCGGCCAACACCGGCAAGATCGGTGACGGCAAGATCTTCGTGGTCAATCTGGAACAGGCCATCCGCATCCGTACCGGCGAAACCGATACCGACGCAATCTAA